Proteins found in one Dryobates pubescens isolate bDryPub1 chromosome 1, bDryPub1.pri, whole genome shotgun sequence genomic segment:
- the SH2D4A gene encoding SH2 domain-containing protein 4A, giving the protein MLKQILSDMYIDPDLLAELSEEQKQILFFKMRQEQIRRWEEREAAADKASAKKPLQRKANGKRVTWKLGADNDVWVWVMGEHPADKSYAAICEEIQAQRAKRLAREQGKGSRETDSSVTWSLHPQPGALGETDLHGKKGCAVEEKKESGRKTAAALPGKSQEPAKRETRDVHQMLADCHMRKCGLQQMKEAHRRNSEETTATQEAIPQSHPSLERQSTLQKSDENEPEWQESLQKSRAADEKRRSLARQARDDYKRLSLQGIHKGKQADISKGATAGDRRPLQYPPLPPKPKLLPPATANGRAIRKEGIQRTISSSTEESIIKWFKEEQFPLRAGYQKTTDTIAPWFHGILTSKKAEELLSKRVPGTFLVRVSEKIKGYVLSYRSVEGCKHFLIDASSESYSFLGVDQLQHSTLADLVDYHKEEPITSLGKEMLLYPCGQEDQQPDYISLFE; this is encoded by the exons ATGCTGAAACAGATATTATCAGACATGTACATCGATCCTGACCTGCTGGCAGAACTCAGCGAGGAGCAGAAGCAGATCCTCTTCTTTAAGATGAGGCAGGAACAGATCAGACGATGGGAggaaagagaagctgctgcGGACAAGGCTTCAGCAAAGAAACCGCTACAGAGGAAAG CCAACGGGAAGAGGGTGACATGGAAGCTCGGCGCCGACAACGACGTCTGGGTGTGGGTGATGGGTGAGCATCCTGCAGATAAATCGTACGCGGCCATCTGCGAAGAGATCCAAGCACAGAGGGCAAAGCGGTTAGCAAGGgagcaaggcaaaggcagcag AGAGACTGACTCTTCTGTAACATGGTCTCTGCATCCACAACCAGGAGCCCTGGGTGAGACAGATCTTCATGGGAAGAAAGGATGTGCagtggaggaaaagaaggaaagtgggagaaaaactgctgctgctctaccAGGGAAAAGCCAGGAGCCTGCAAAG aGGGAAACCAGAGATGTTCACCAGATGCTGGCAGACTGCCACATGAGGAAGTGTGGCCTCCAACAG ATGAAGGAAGCACACAGGAGAAATTCAGAAGAGACCACAGCCACCCAGGAGGCAATACCACAGAGCCACCCTAGCTTGGAGAGACAGAGCACATTGCAGAAATCAGATGAGAATGAGCCTGAATGGCAGGAATCCT TGCAGAAATCCAGGGCAGCAGATGAGAAGAGACGCTCCCTTGCACGACAAGCCAGGGATGACTACAAGAGGCTTTCACTGCAGGGCATCCACAAAGGGAAGCAGGCAGATATTTCCAAGGGTGCCACAGCAGGAGATCGGCGACCACTCCAGTATCCGCCTCTGCCCCCCAAACCTAAACTTCTACCTCCTGCAACCGCAAACGGGAGAGCGATTAG gaaagagggaatCCAGAGGACCATTTCCAGTTCCACTGAAGAAAGTATCATCAAGTGGTTCAAAGAGGAGCAGTTCCCTCTGCGAGCTGGCTACCAGAAAACCACAGACACAATAGCACCTTGGTTCCATG GAATCCTAACCTCTAAGAAAGCAGAGGAGCTTCTGAGTAAAAGAGTGCCAGGGACTTTTCTGGTCCGGGTCAGTGAGAAGATCAAAGGCTATGTGCTCTCTTATCGGTCTGTGGAAGGGTGTAAACACTTCCTCATTGATGCCTCCAGCGAGTCCTACAGCTTTCTTGGAGTGGACCAGCTGCAACATTCAACTCTGGCCGACCTTGTAGACTACCACAAG GAGGAACCCATCACTTCTTTGGGGAAGGAGATGTTGCTttacccttgtggccaagaggaccaACAACCAGATTACATCTCTCTCTTTGAGTGA